One window of the Cyanobium sp. AMD-g genome contains the following:
- a CDS encoding carbohydrate porin, protein MVRWRHSLPKVSRLRPPLALPLLLLLLAGAAPGAAQPSDPAASPPSASVPLLKLEPGWGSLHQTLGLPAWVDLELEVLAEPMANPAGGLVREASWIQQTNLALTVRVPRDPAHPVGREWDRWSMRVAIAGFNGDPLYAQRLGAVLPLQEVANPVGLWLTRASLQRRSDDDRWSLEAGLVSMSPDLFSTPIEDYYVHDALNGAPVLFSIPNFPVFPVAAPGALLVLRPTPASTLRLASFDLAATDSVAGLLGTASGLPAGRGWTHQLQWSYAAPWLNRRVAAPIAACRAANGLRLRRSTCSQPVQVERQLPGGLLQLAAYAGTGPNRGVYGSATVPVALPWGLDHRLWAAAAAGLDTAANPTPSYIGGGLVSQGVLPGRPFDLLILGVARTGFSPITSPGLSHEGVVELGYQVQINQSFNLQPSLQWILNPGGAGRVPGVFAAGLQLGFSF, encoded by the coding sequence ATGGTCCGATGGCGCCACTCGCTGCCGAAGGTCTCCCGGCTCCGGCCGCCCCTGGCGCTGCCGCTGCTGCTGCTGCTACTGGCCGGCGCCGCACCCGGCGCTGCGCAGCCCTCCGACCCCGCGGCAAGCCCGCCGTCAGCGTCAGTGCCCCTGCTCAAGCTCGAGCCTGGCTGGGGCAGCCTCCACCAGACCCTGGGCCTGCCGGCCTGGGTTGATCTGGAGCTGGAGGTTCTGGCCGAACCGATGGCCAACCCCGCCGGTGGTCTGGTGCGGGAGGCGAGCTGGATCCAGCAGACGAATCTGGCGCTGACCGTGCGGGTCCCCAGGGACCCGGCCCATCCCGTGGGCCGGGAATGGGACCGGTGGTCGATGCGGGTGGCCATCGCCGGCTTCAACGGCGACCCCCTCTACGCCCAGCGGCTGGGGGCGGTGCTGCCCCTGCAGGAGGTGGCCAATCCAGTCGGACTCTGGCTCACCCGCGCCAGCCTCCAGCGCCGTTCCGACGACGACCGCTGGAGCCTGGAGGCTGGCCTGGTGAGCATGAGCCCCGATCTGTTCAGCACACCGATCGAGGACTACTACGTGCACGACGCCCTCAACGGGGCCCCGGTGCTGTTCTCCATCCCCAACTTCCCCGTCTTTCCTGTTGCCGCACCGGGCGCCCTGCTGGTGCTGCGGCCGACCCCGGCCAGCACCCTGCGGCTGGCCAGCTTCGATCTGGCCGCCACCGACTCGGTGGCCGGGCTCCTTGGGACCGCCAGCGGCCTTCCGGCTGGACGGGGCTGGACCCATCAGCTGCAGTGGAGCTATGCCGCCCCCTGGCTGAACCGCCGCGTGGCCGCCCCCATCGCCGCCTGCCGCGCAGCAAACGGCCTCAGGCTGCGACGCTCCACCTGCTCCCAGCCGGTGCAGGTGGAACGCCAACTGCCCGGTGGCCTGCTGCAACTGGCGGCCTATGCCGGCACGGGCCCGAACCGGGGGGTGTACGGCAGTGCCACCGTGCCGGTGGCCCTGCCCTGGGGCCTCGACCACCGGCTCTGGGCCGCGGCAGCGGCGGGACTCGACACCGCCGCCAATCCAACGCCCAGCTACATCGGTGGCGGGCTGGTGAGCCAGGGGGTCCTGCCCGGCCGCCCCTTCGACCTGCTGATTCTTGGCGTGGCACGCACGGGCTTCAGCCCGATCACCAGCCCTGGTCTCAGCCACGAAGGCGTGGTGGAGCTGGGCTATCAGGTGCAGATCAACCAGTCCTTCAACCTGCAGCCCAGCCTGCAGTGGATCCTCAATCCGGGTGGAGCTGGCCGGGTACCAGGGGTGTTCGCCGCGGGCCTGCAGCTGGGTTTCAGTTTTTAG
- a CDS encoding LCP family protein has protein sequence MKMSQPSSARRRAPVLIAVACGLGAGLLLAGPLAQLISARSSVGGGAALTNPFAAWSGGMGRQDVLILGTDVGGGNTDVIATLRIDGNRTSITQIPRDTYIEAESFGPVKINALYNLGGIEAVKREISQRLGRPIQHHLVVNLSSIRQMADVLGGIEVNVPKRMLYEDRSQGLSIDLQPGMQTLRGKDLEGFLRFRHDETGDLGRMDRQQLALKSLFRKLTRPEYLVRLPALMMAARQDIRTDLGPMELGGLITAMGSTQLDTQRLDGRPFYKDGISYWDAVWPAPEGDPLEAEGDGQANATNGRHRFLF, from the coding sequence ATGAAGATGTCCCAGCCAAGCTCGGCGCGTCGTCGCGCGCCCGTTTTGATTGCCGTGGCCTGCGGTCTTGGGGCAGGTCTGTTGTTGGCGGGCCCCCTGGCCCAGTTGATCTCGGCAAGGTCGAGCGTTGGCGGCGGAGCGGCGCTCACCAACCCCTTCGCCGCCTGGAGTGGCGGCATGGGCCGCCAGGATGTGCTGATTCTCGGCACCGACGTCGGCGGCGGCAACACGGATGTGATCGCCACCCTGCGCATCGATGGCAACCGCACCAGCATCACCCAGATCCCGCGCGACACCTACATCGAGGCCGAGAGTTTCGGGCCGGTCAAGATCAATGCCCTTTACAACCTCGGCGGCATCGAAGCGGTGAAGCGGGAAATTTCCCAGCGTCTGGGCCGTCCCATCCAGCACCATCTGGTCGTCAATCTCTCTTCCATCCGCCAGATGGCCGACGTGCTCGGGGGGATCGAGGTGAATGTGCCCAAACGCATGCTCTACGAAGACCGGAGCCAGGGGCTGTCCATTGATCTGCAGCCGGGAATGCAGACTCTGAGGGGCAAGGATCTGGAAGGCTTCCTGCGCTTCCGCCACGACGAGACCGGCGACCTCGGCCGCATGGACCGCCAGCAACTGGCCCTGAAATCCCTGTTCCGCAAACTCACCCGACCCGAGTACCTGGTTCGCCTGCCGGCGCTGATGATGGCCGCCCGCCAAGACATCCGGACGGACCTCGGGCCGATGGAGCTCGGCGGCCTGATCACCGCCATGGGCAGCACCCAGCTGGACACCCAGAGGTTGGACGGCCGGCCCTTCTACAAGGACGGCATCAGTTACTGGGACGCTGTCTGGCCGGCTCCGGAGGGGGACCCCCTCGAAGCCGAGGGCGACGGACAAGCCAACGCTACGAACGGCCGCCACCGCTTCCTTTTTTGA
- a CDS encoding TolC family protein: MSSKLGAGWGRRRAMGGSGTGRTLARWILLGLALSLGLGSGTGTAQPLPAAGAGDGGRLERRWNELDRQIRALEQLLPAEAEPPMGDALASPLLSPQISAPLPPQDMAPLPPLALPEAASLRAGPPQGLSLEQTLAIGFADSPTLQARREEVAAALAELQSQMGTYWPRLSAYAAGGTDQASTSFFSPTGTGTLFAPSNPFFIPPGGRGSLNTNANGVATGLQLRYELLDFARTPKVRAALASLHSGRLVYADALRRLQLTLSESYYQLQRADQLVRIREAVVRNDLLILQDSLDLKQAGLVPRLDVLRRQAIESDGQEQLIAALADQAIARRRLAALLNLPPQVTPAAGDPIRLQPRWPLDLEASLVASYRDNPELEALLATREALLQQKDAVAAGLLPKLSLFASAGTSASNANNWNVRVADGGCCGATVATSLNTYGSDWSVGLAVSWLLFDAGTTRGQARALARRGAAVAQQYAAQRNDIRLRIEQAFFGHEASLARLVAARRGVKASLEAFRDARLRYQAGLSSELDLSNTQERLIGSLVQRLEATVNVNITYAQLLRELLPMPTDPKAPVPSRLQWTP, encoded by the coding sequence ATGTCGAGCAAACTGGGCGCCGGATGGGGGAGACGGCGGGCCATGGGGGGCAGCGGAACGGGGCGCACCCTGGCCAGGTGGATCCTCCTGGGGCTGGCGTTGAGCCTGGGGCTGGGGTCGGGGACGGGGACGGCTCAGCCCCTGCCCGCGGCCGGCGCCGGGGATGGGGGCCGCCTCGAACGCCGCTGGAACGAGCTGGATCGCCAGATCCGGGCCCTCGAACAGCTGCTGCCCGCTGAGGCGGAACCCCCCATGGGCGACGCCCTGGCCAGCCCATTGCTGTCACCGCAGATCAGTGCGCCCCTGCCACCGCAGGACATGGCGCCCCTGCCACCGCTGGCGCTGCCGGAGGCCGCCAGCCTTCGGGCAGGCCCGCCCCAGGGCCTCAGCCTGGAGCAGACCCTGGCGATCGGCTTCGCCGACAGCCCCACCCTGCAGGCCCGCCGCGAGGAGGTGGCGGCGGCCCTGGCCGAGCTCCAGAGCCAGATGGGCACCTACTGGCCGCGCCTCTCGGCCTACGCCGCCGGTGGCACCGACCAGGCCAGCACCAGCTTCTTCTCCCCCACCGGCACGGGGACCCTCTTTGCCCCCAGCAACCCCTTCTTCATCCCCCCCGGCGGCAGGGGCTCCCTGAACACCAACGCCAACGGCGTGGCCACGGGTCTGCAGCTCCGTTACGAGCTGCTGGATTTCGCCCGCACGCCCAAGGTGAGGGCCGCCCTGGCCAGCCTGCACAGCGGCCGTCTGGTCTACGCCGATGCCCTGCGGCGGCTGCAGCTGACCCTGAGCGAGAGCTACTACCAACTGCAGCGGGCCGACCAGCTGGTGCGCATCCGCGAGGCCGTGGTGCGCAACGACCTGCTGATCCTGCAGGACAGCCTGGATCTCAAGCAGGCGGGACTGGTCCCCCGGCTGGATGTGCTGCGGCGCCAGGCGATTGAATCGGACGGGCAGGAACAGCTGATCGCCGCCCTGGCGGACCAGGCCATCGCCCGCCGCCGCCTGGCGGCCCTGCTCAACCTGCCACCCCAGGTGACCCCCGCCGCCGGCGACCCGATCCGGCTCCAACCACGCTGGCCCCTGGATCTGGAGGCCAGCCTGGTGGCCTCCTACCGGGACAACCCGGAACTGGAAGCCCTCCTGGCCACCCGCGAAGCCCTGCTGCAGCAGAAGGATGCCGTCGCCGCCGGCCTGCTGCCGAAGCTGTCGCTGTTCGCCAGTGCCGGCACCAGTGCCAGCAATGCCAACAACTGGAATGTGCGCGTCGCCGATGGCGGCTGCTGCGGAGCCACGGTCGCCACCTCCCTGAACACCTACGGCAGCGACTGGTCGGTGGGCCTGGCGGTGAGCTGGCTGCTCTTCGATGCGGGCACCACCCGGGGCCAGGCGCGGGCCCTGGCTCGCCGGGGGGCGGCCGTGGCCCAGCAGTACGCCGCCCAGCGCAACGACATCCGGCTGCGGATCGAGCAGGCCTTCTTCGGCCATGAAGCCAGCCTGGCGCGGCTGGTGGCGGCCCGACGCGGTGTGAAGGCGAGTCTGGAGGCCTTCCGTGATGCCCGCCTCCGCTATCAGGCGGGGCTGAGCAGCGAGCTGGATCTCTCCAACACCCAGGAGCGCCTGATCGGCAGCCTGGTGCAGCGGCTCGAGGCCACCGTGAACGTGAACATCACCTACGCCCAGCTGCTGCGGGAACTGCTGCCCATGCCCACCGATCCGAAGGCGCCGGTTCCGTCCCGCCTGCAGTGGACACCATGA
- a CDS encoding NHLP bacteriocin system secretion protein, with the protein MATSAPPTGAVPPSRPVGGLRRRWRGLGDRGQVGACLVAMGGALGLWVLFWPVPTEVMGQGVLLYPNTAGLLDARSGGQVRKLRVAVGQEVRKGQVLMELYLPVLDRQLQQQRGNLAQLERDNRELDRRDALRLASEKLSVDTSLAKLAQDRRRYEELAATYAEKVRNLRWLSQREVVAPLASEVVAAEQGLTSTSVSLDAVRIQEKELLTSYEQVKLDIQTQALRRRYQIDDMRRQIRVTEARLAYDGQVLADRDGTVLDLQVIQGQTVATGQRLGTLGRATAPTGERAPLLRAVAYFAPADARRLPAGLPVEVVPLWDQRGRFGGIVGKVTQVLALPATEEDISTTIGNPQLARDLLKRGPVMRTEIELERDPASRDGYRWTLSGGSGVFPVREGLTIAAHAYVEWRTPITYVLPGLRSLTGGYRTLRMDRLWDRPSLRQSGPVP; encoded by the coding sequence ATGGCCACCTCCGCTCCCCCCACTGGTGCAGTGCCGCCAAGCCGGCCGGTTGGCGGCCTGCGCCGCCGCTGGCGGGGCCTCGGTGATCGGGGCCAGGTGGGGGCGTGTCTGGTGGCGATGGGCGGAGCCCTGGGCCTGTGGGTGCTGTTCTGGCCCGTGCCCACGGAGGTGATGGGGCAGGGAGTGCTGCTCTACCCCAACACGGCCGGTCTGCTGGATGCCCGCTCCGGCGGTCAGGTGCGGAAGCTGCGGGTGGCGGTGGGGCAGGAGGTGCGCAAGGGGCAGGTGCTGATGGAGCTCTACCTGCCGGTGCTCGACCGCCAGTTGCAACAGCAACGCGGCAACCTGGCCCAGCTGGAGCGCGATAACCGCGAGCTCGACCGCCGGGATGCCCTGCGGCTGGCCAGCGAGAAGCTCAGTGTCGACACCTCTCTGGCCAAGCTGGCCCAGGATCGACGTCGCTACGAGGAGTTGGCGGCCACCTACGCGGAGAAGGTGCGCAACCTGCGTTGGCTGAGCCAGCGGGAGGTGGTGGCTCCCCTGGCCTCCGAGGTGGTGGCGGCCGAGCAGGGTCTGACCAGCACCAGCGTCAGTCTCGATGCGGTCAGGATCCAGGAGAAGGAGCTGCTGACCAGCTACGAGCAGGTCAAGCTCGACATCCAGACCCAGGCCTTGCGGCGCCGCTATCAGATCGATGACATGCGCCGCCAGATCCGGGTCACCGAGGCCCGCCTGGCCTACGACGGCCAGGTGCTGGCCGACCGGGACGGCACCGTTCTGGATCTGCAGGTGATCCAGGGCCAGACGGTCGCCACCGGGCAGCGCCTTGGCACCCTGGGCCGGGCCACCGCCCCCACCGGCGAGCGGGCACCGCTGCTGCGGGCCGTGGCCTATTTCGCCCCTGCCGATGCCCGGCGTCTGCCGGCGGGCCTGCCGGTGGAGGTGGTGCCCCTCTGGGACCAGCGGGGCCGGTTCGGAGGCATCGTGGGCAAGGTGACCCAGGTGCTCGCCCTGCCAGCCACGGAAGAAGACATCTCCACCACCATCGGCAATCCCCAACTGGCCCGGGACCTGCTCAAACGGGGCCCGGTGATGCGCACGGAGATTGAGCTGGAACGGGACCCCGCCAGCCGGGATGGCTACCGCTGGACCCTTTCAGGGGGCAGTGGCGTGTTCCCGGTGCGTGAAGGTCTCACCATCGCCGCCCATGCCTACGTGGAGTGGCGCACGCCGATCACCTATGTGCTCCCCGGTCTGCGCTCCCTCACAGGCGGCTACCGCACGCTGCGCATGGACCGCCTCTGGGATCGCCCCTCCCTGCGCCAGAGCGGGCCGGTGCCATGA
- a CDS encoding FUSC family protein: MLIRRSELRLALTAGLMNGFGALAPVAYGFYAPLAVLVVCTGTYGGSIGLGRQRLLGSVAGAVVLVVSYTGLSHLPLPLGLSLALVAMRLLGAALGLEVGYKVGSNIIVMGWLVHDGELGIWVPVRLFWTVVGILVALLSLRLFWPDLAVEGNRQRLRKFLAELGLALIHQADRLDAPAAPVAPGAMAATQWLELQTAQGLRRQLVALREAMPAVADELGNNPTSHSTYRLFQLLNGAGSQLVGVVDGLRLLEHTPSERSPLEGLHGAQAELLRAVAARLEQWNHCLEVPHRHRPAPPTLPLATSPGWGNLERWLHDPDLDGFELIRLQRNASRLMLCGQALRSLEQAEHSWRALGEPPR; this comes from the coding sequence ATGCTGATCCGCCGTTCCGAACTGCGGCTGGCCCTGACAGCCGGCCTGATGAACGGCTTCGGCGCCCTGGCCCCGGTGGCCTATGGCTTTTATGCCCCTTTGGCGGTGCTGGTGGTCTGCACCGGCACCTATGGCGGCTCCATCGGCCTGGGCCGTCAGCGGCTGCTGGGGTCGGTGGCGGGAGCCGTGGTGCTGGTCGTGTCCTACACCGGCCTGAGCCACCTGCCCCTGCCCCTGGGGTTGAGCCTGGCCCTCGTCGCCATGCGGTTGCTGGGGGCGGCCCTGGGGCTGGAGGTGGGCTACAAGGTGGGCAGCAACATCATCGTGATGGGCTGGCTGGTCCATGACGGCGAGCTGGGAATCTGGGTCCCGGTGCGGCTGTTCTGGACCGTGGTCGGCATCCTCGTGGCCCTGCTGTCCCTGCGCCTCTTCTGGCCCGACCTGGCGGTGGAAGGCAACCGGCAGCGGCTGCGCAAGTTCCTGGCCGAGCTGGGCCTGGCCCTGATCCACCAGGCCGACCGCCTCGACGCTCCCGCCGCCCCCGTTGCGCCGGGGGCCATGGCGGCCACCCAGTGGTTGGAGCTGCAGACGGCCCAAGGGTTGCGCCGTCAGCTCGTGGCCCTGCGCGAGGCCATGCCGGCGGTGGCCGATGAGCTGGGCAACAACCCCACCAGCCACAGCACGTACCGCCTGTTCCAGCTCCTGAACGGGGCCGGCTCCCAGCTGGTCGGCGTCGTCGACGGGCTCAGGCTGCTGGAGCACACGCCGTCGGAGCGCAGCCCATTGGAGGGACTGCATGGTGCCCAGGCGGAACTGCTGCGGGCGGTGGCCGCCCGCCTGGAGCAATGGAACCACTGCCTGGAGGTGCCCCACCGGCACCGGCCGGCCCCCCCAACCCTGCCCCTGGCAACGTCACCCGGCTGGGGAAATCTGGAGCGTTGGCTTCACGATCCGGATCTCGATGGCTTCGAACTGATCCGTCTGCAACGCAATGCCAGCCGCCTGATGCTCTGCGGCCAGGCCCTGCGCAGCCTCGAGCAGGCGGAGCACAGCTGGCGGGCCCTGGGGGAGCCCCCCCGCTGA
- a CDS encoding sensor domain-containing diguanylate cyclase, which yields MFRPIQTVIPSRFLTLPSHEFKRDALKSPKAPEDEKLRLAKLRSLRLLDTGEDIRFDRLTRLTARIFEVPICGIGLVDEDRQWFKSCVGLEISEVARSASFCGHTITCPDVLIVEDTLEDERFIDNPMVVNDPHIRFYAGCPLILDQRKLGTLCIADHSPRSLDQRQVEILKDLASLVEQELAATLLATKDGLTGLENRRGFIALAQQSLQLCTRQGFPVSLLYLDLDHFKTINELHGHEEGDRVLIAFADRIKDVCRDSDVVARLGGDEFVVLLINSTREQSETVIHRIKDALAHDNTLSGKTYDIDFSYGITSYQPERHETIAELLADGDALMHEIKLLSFEEPDSGDVPAAAGSTWSGFAQMVNNTAG from the coding sequence TTGTTCCGTCCCATCCAGACAGTTATCCCCTCCAGATTTCTCACATTGCCTAGCCATGAATTCAAGAGGGATGCATTGAAATCACCCAAAGCGCCAGAGGACGAAAAGCTCCGCCTCGCCAAACTCCGCTCCCTGCGGCTCCTCGACACCGGAGAGGACATCCGTTTTGACAGGCTGACCCGATTGACGGCGCGGATCTTTGAGGTACCGATCTGCGGGATCGGCTTGGTGGATGAAGATCGCCAATGGTTCAAGTCCTGCGTGGGCCTGGAAATCTCTGAAGTTGCCCGAAGTGCTTCCTTCTGCGGACACACGATTACCTGCCCCGATGTATTGATCGTCGAAGATACGCTTGAGGATGAGCGTTTCATCGACAATCCCATGGTGGTGAATGATCCCCACATTCGTTTTTATGCCGGGTGTCCGCTGATCCTTGATCAGCGCAAACTCGGCACTCTCTGCATTGCCGATCATTCGCCCCGATCCCTTGATCAGAGGCAGGTTGAGATCCTGAAGGATCTGGCCAGCCTGGTGGAGCAGGAGTTGGCAGCCACCCTGCTGGCCACCAAAGACGGGCTCACTGGCCTCGAAAACAGACGCGGATTCATTGCCCTTGCCCAGCAGAGTCTGCAGTTGTGCACCCGCCAGGGTTTTCCTGTCTCACTGCTGTACCTCGATCTCGATCATTTCAAGACCATCAATGAGCTCCATGGCCATGAAGAAGGCGATCGGGTCCTGATCGCCTTTGCCGATCGGATCAAGGACGTCTGTCGGGATTCCGATGTCGTTGCCAGGCTGGGTGGTGATGAGTTCGTGGTCCTGCTGATCAATTCAACCCGCGAGCAGTCAGAAACGGTTATCCATCGCATCAAGGATGCTTTGGCACACGACAATACACTTTCGGGCAAAACTTACGACATTGATTTCAGCTATGGAATCACCTCCTATCAACCCGAGAGACATGAAACAATCGCCGAACTGCTTGCTGATGGCGATGCGCTGATGCACGAGATCAAGCTGCTCAGTTTTGAGGAACCGGATTCCGGCGATGTCCCGGCTGCCGCAGGATCCACTTGGTCGGGCTTCGCCCAAATGGTCAACAACACCGCCGGCTGA
- a CDS encoding chloride channel protein, producing the protein MTPSPEAIDASEARRSGSLGRGQVIALLLAALPLLLLLQPYQWLSALGFRLQRAWPLGGGGGVPGGSLLLVFAGTVLLTLLANGPLKGGRGGGLTGVQALQLERVQMGPARSAALASLDLRRQLTRLPLLLLTHGASLTVGLESPSASLGASLLLALRDRVAPLRRLPLPVLLATGAGAGLGIAFNSVLLGVTYAVEELCQRRSAALINGTLLTTGLGVVIGAATGLWESTAEAAPAHHAGVSLLVGGGGHLIAPALLLTLGAGWLGGVFTACTTWMASRWSHWLARPDSPERSASPRLLLWGLGAALVISLAAVASDGWSLNDGQLLILRMAYGEDRPGLEVLPWRLLASVLSIAIGAPGGVMHDAMSLGALLAGPLIGDLPPLERQLLVWTGATALFSGACRTPLFCALFVAQIAGNVALVPLLLLVAALAAPIGRWVRSETWNEVQLERWLDAHGSGGAERMKAG; encoded by the coding sequence ATGACGCCAAGCCCCGAGGCGATCGACGCCTCCGAGGCCCGGCGTTCCGGGAGTCTGGGGCGGGGCCAGGTCATCGCCCTGCTGCTGGCCGCGCTGCCGTTGCTGCTGCTGCTGCAGCCCTACCAATGGCTCTCGGCACTGGGTTTCCGCCTGCAGCGGGCCTGGCCCCTGGGCGGTGGCGGCGGTGTCCCCGGAGGCAGCCTGCTGCTGGTGTTCGCCGGCACGGTGCTGCTGACCCTGCTGGCGAACGGCCCCCTGAAGGGCGGCAGGGGAGGCGGGCTCACCGGGGTGCAGGCCCTGCAGCTGGAGCGGGTGCAGATGGGTCCGGCCCGCTCCGCGGCCCTCGCCTCCCTGGATCTGAGGCGCCAGCTGACCCGCCTGCCGTTGCTGCTGCTCACCCATGGCGCCAGCCTCACCGTGGGCCTGGAATCCCCCTCCGCCTCCCTGGGGGCGAGCCTGCTGCTGGCGCTGCGGGACAGGGTCGCCCCCCTCAGGCGCCTGCCCCTGCCGGTGCTGCTGGCGACCGGTGCCGGAGCCGGGCTGGGTATCGCCTTCAACTCCGTCCTGCTGGGGGTCACCTATGCCGTCGAGGAGCTGTGTCAGCGGCGCTCGGCCGCGCTGATCAACGGCACCCTGCTGACCACGGGCCTGGGGGTGGTGATCGGGGCCGCCACCGGCCTCTGGGAGAGCACCGCCGAGGCGGCTCCCGCCCACCACGCCGGCGTCTCCCTGCTGGTGGGCGGGGGCGGGCACCTGATCGCGCCGGCCCTGCTGCTGACCCTGGGGGCCGGGTGGCTGGGGGGGGTGTTCACCGCCTGCACCACCTGGATGGCCAGCCGCTGGAGCCACTGGCTCGCAAGGCCGGACAGTCCGGAGAGATCGGCCAGTCCCAGACTCCTGCTCTGGGGGCTGGGGGCTGCGCTGGTGATCAGCCTGGCGGCCGTCGCCAGCGATGGCTGGAGTCTCAACGACGGCCAGTTGCTGATCCTGCGCATGGCCTATGGCGAGGATCGACCGGGCCTCGAAGTCCTGCCCTGGCGCCTCCTGGCCTCGGTTCTGAGCATCGCCATCGGCGCTCCCGGGGGTGTGATGCATGACGCCATGTCCCTCGGGGCGCTGCTGGCGGGACCCCTGATCGGCGACCTGCCCCCCTTGGAACGGCAGTTGCTGGTGTGGACCGGAGCGACGGCCCTGTTCAGCGGCGCCTGCCGCACGCCCCTGTTCTGCGCCCTGTTCGTAGCCCAGATCGCCGGCAACGTCGCCCTGGTGCCCCTGCTGCTGCTCGTCGCGGCCCTGGCGGCACCGATCGGGCGCTGGGTGCGGTCGGAGACGTGGAACGAGGTGCAGCTGGAACGCTGGCTTGATGCGCATGGTAGCGGCGGGGCAGAAAGGATGAAAGCAGGCTGA
- a CDS encoding aromatic acid exporter family protein: MRSALLRNSLRLGVAAFVTAALSLWFERIAYVWYPMLAVVTVMEDGDDLSLQAAKVRVFGTITGGLVTFLVHTVLAGWQGVLVSLLLMLPLLRWLGWQSAAGTATLVSLMFLMIPSHVALNWDYVFNRTLDTAVGCVIAILVGLLFWPRRGVDRLMRLELGLRNGYIAQLQRQRDWLEGRGERPLPLPPAQLSHDLVAMEQLVALERRGPHGRRLQGQRWSQRLQLWAAVQHHWVQWERLLAGLPDRLRPGSAPGGDGGNDPLAAGMARIGALLQGGSLTAPAPDPRPWQALARQRSLPLLPLLALAQEQQPLLASLRSLSLVARC; encoded by the coding sequence GTGCGATCCGCCCTGCTTCGCAACAGCCTGAGGCTCGGGGTGGCCGCCTTTGTCACCGCCGCCCTGTCGCTCTGGTTCGAGCGGATCGCCTACGTGTGGTACCCGATGCTGGCTGTGGTCACGGTCATGGAGGACGGTGATGACCTCAGCCTCCAGGCCGCCAAGGTGCGGGTGTTCGGCACCATCACCGGTGGGCTGGTGACGTTTCTGGTGCACACCGTGCTGGCCGGCTGGCAGGGGGTGCTGGTGTCGCTGCTGCTGATGCTGCCCCTGCTGCGCTGGCTGGGATGGCAGTCGGCCGCCGGGACCGCAACACTGGTCAGCCTGATGTTCCTGATGATTCCGAGCCACGTGGCCCTGAACTGGGACTACGTGTTCAACCGCACCCTGGATACGGCCGTCGGCTGCGTGATCGCCATTCTGGTGGGCCTGCTGTTCTGGCCCCGGCGGGGCGTCGACCGGCTGATGCGCCTGGAGCTGGGCCTGCGCAACGGCTACATCGCCCAGCTGCAGCGGCAGCGGGACTGGCTCGAGGGCCGGGGGGAACGGCCCCTGCCCCTCCCCCCGGCCCAGCTCAGCCACGACCTGGTGGCCATGGAACAGCTTGTGGCCCTGGAGCGCCGGGGCCCCCATGGCCGGCGCCTTCAGGGACAGCGCTGGTCCCAGCGGCTTCAGCTCTGGGCAGCGGTCCAGCACCACTGGGTGCAGTGGGAACGGCTGCTGGCTGGCCTCCCCGACCGTCTCCGCCCAGGTTCGGCCCCCGGCGGTGATGGCGGCAACGATCCGCTGGCGGCGGGGATGGCGCGCATCGGGGCTCTGCTCCAGGGGGGCTCCCTGACAGCCCCGGCCCCGGATCCCCGGCCCTGGCAGGCCCTGGCCCGGCAGCGGTCGCTGCCCCTGCTGCCGCTGCTGGCGCTTGCCCAGGAGCAGCAGCCGCTGCTGGCGAGCCTGCGCAGCCTGAGCCTGGTGGCCCGATGCTGA
- a CDS encoding MgtC/SapB family protein, with protein MVLSLSPDLEALLRLGMAVLCGLAVGINRAHHGSRAHPNRLRVHVLVGMSACLMVLAAGPDPQARSRVIQGVATGVGFLGAGEILVPPVRQKHGIPEVRGLSSAASIWFTAALGVTVAVSSPVPVLMALGLALVTLSDRNGHAVDTDEAAPPQPEDLKKGSGGGRS; from the coding sequence ATGGTCCTCTCGCTGAGCCCGGATCTGGAAGCGCTGCTGCGGCTTGGCATGGCGGTGCTCTGCGGACTGGCCGTGGGCATCAACCGGGCCCACCACGGCAGTCGGGCCCACCCCAACCGGCTGCGGGTGCATGTGCTGGTGGGAATGAGTGCCTGCCTGATGGTGCTGGCGGCCGGTCCCGATCCCCAGGCCCGCAGCCGGGTGATTCAGGGGGTGGCGACGGGCGTCGGCTTCCTGGGAGCCGGCGAGATCCTGGTGCCTCCGGTCCGCCAGAAGCACGGCATCCCAGAGGTTCGCGGTCTGAGCAGCGCCGCCTCGATCTGGTTCACCGCCGCCCTCGGCGTCACGGTGGCCGTCTCCAGCCCGGTGCCGGTGCTGATGGCCCTCGGCCTGGCCCTGGTCACCCTTTCCGACCGCAATGGACATGCCGTCGACACGGATGAGGCCGCTCCGCCTCAGCCCGAGGATCTCAAAAAAGGAAGCGGTGGCGGCCGTTCGTAG